The Fortiea contorta PCC 7126 genome has a segment encoding these proteins:
- a CDS encoding acetolactate synthase large subunit produces the protein MNTAELLVQCLENEGVQYVFGLPGEENLHVLEALKNSSIQFITTRHEQGAAFMADVYGRLTGKAGVCLSTLGPGATNLMTGVADANLDGAPLVAITGQVGTDRMHIESHQYLDLVAMFAPVTKWNKQIVRPSITPEVVRKAFKLAQTEKPGAVHIDLPENIAAMPVEGKALHKDNIQKTYASFASVRAAAAAISQAVNPLILVGNGAIRAHASDAVTQFATQMNIPVANTFMGKGVIPYTHHLALWSVGLQQRDFITCGFDNTDLVIAIGYDLIEFSPKKWNPDGTIPILHIAADSAETDSSYIPNVEVVGDISDSLNEILKLADRQGKSNPYAISLRGNIRADYEEHAHDDGFPIKPQKLIYDLRQVMGPDDIVISDVGAHKMWIARHYHCHSPNTCLISNGFAAMGIAIPGALAAKLVHPHRKVVAATGDGGFMMNCQELETALRVGTPFVTLIFNDGGYGLIEWKQENHFGPGKSSFVHFGNPDFVKLAESMGLKGYRVESATDLIPVLKEALAQDVPAVIDCPVDYRENRRFTQKAGDLNCAV, from the coding sequence ATGAATACCGCAGAACTGTTAGTACAGTGTTTAGAAAATGAAGGGGTGCAATATGTTTTTGGTCTTCCTGGCGAAGAAAACCTACATGTTTTAGAAGCACTCAAAAATTCTTCCATTCAATTTATTACCACCAGACATGAACAGGGTGCAGCCTTCATGGCGGACGTCTATGGACGCCTAACAGGAAAAGCCGGAGTTTGTCTTTCAACTCTCGGCCCTGGGGCTACAAATTTAATGACAGGGGTAGCAGATGCTAACCTCGATGGTGCACCTCTAGTGGCTATTACTGGGCAAGTAGGCACAGATAGAATGCACATCGAATCCCATCAATATTTAGATTTGGTGGCTATGTTCGCCCCTGTAACTAAGTGGAATAAACAAATTGTCCGCCCTAGTATTACACCAGAAGTGGTGCGAAAAGCATTCAAGCTCGCACAAACAGAAAAACCCGGTGCAGTTCATATCGATTTGCCTGAAAATATTGCTGCCATGCCAGTAGAAGGCAAAGCATTACATAAAGATAACATTCAAAAAACCTATGCTTCCTTTGCTAGTGTGCGGGCAGCAGCAGCCGCAATTTCTCAAGCAGTTAACCCTTTAATCTTAGTAGGAAATGGCGCCATCCGTGCCCACGCTAGTGATGCCGTCACCCAATTTGCTACACAGATGAATATTCCCGTGGCTAACACTTTTATGGGTAAAGGTGTTATCCCCTACACTCATCATCTAGCTTTGTGGTCGGTGGGATTACAACAACGAGATTTCATCACCTGCGGTTTTGATAACACAGATTTAGTCATTGCTATTGGCTATGATTTAATCGAATTTTCTCCGAAGAAATGGAATCCTGACGGGACAATTCCCATTCTACATATTGCCGCTGATTCAGCCGAAACAGATAGTAGTTATATTCCTAATGTTGAAGTTGTTGGGGATATTTCTGATTCTCTCAATGAAATCTTAAAGCTAGCAGATAGACAAGGCAAATCCAATCCCTACGCTATCAGCTTGCGGGGAAATATTCGCGCTGATTACGAAGAACATGCCCATGATGACGGTTTCCCCATCAAACCACAAAAGTTAATTTATGACTTACGACAAGTGATGGGGCCGGATGATATTGTGATTTCTGATGTTGGTGCCCACAAAATGTGGATTGCTCGTCATTATCATTGTCATAGCCCCAATACTTGTTTAATTTCTAACGGTTTTGCAGCGATGGGTATTGCTATTCCCGGTGCTTTAGCAGCTAAACTTGTTCATCCCCACCGCAAGGTTGTCGCCGCAACTGGTGACGGTGGCTTTATGATGAATTGTCAGGAATTAGAAACAGCTTTGCGCGTGGGTACGCCTTTTGTCACCTTAATTTTTAATGATGGTGGCTACGGTTTAATTGAGTGGAAACAAGAAAATCATTTTGGCCCTGGGAAATCATCTTTTGTGCATTTTGGCAATCCTGATTTTGTCAAATTAGCGGAAAGTATGGGTTTAAAAGGTTATCGCGTGGAATCGGCGACGGATTTAATTCCTGTACTCAAAGAAGCCCTCGCGCAAGATGTCCCTGCAGTGATTGATTGTCCTGTGGATTATCGAGAAAATCGCCGCTTTACACAAAAAGCCGGTGATTTGAATTGCGCTGTGTAA